One window of the Eucalyptus grandis isolate ANBG69807.140 chromosome 8, ASM1654582v1, whole genome shotgun sequence genome contains the following:
- the LOC104417022 gene encoding lysM domain receptor-like kinase 3, translating to MALGNLLPGLLILLDYLATTALAYQVSIKETEMYPFNCSDQIKTCNAFLYHYDVGLQEDQIAAYYSVNPSQIKPIKHGNRRDYLISVPCSCQSAGNTTAYFHNTSYKVEQGDIFVNVSARVYSGQAWSVGDEAKNFIPNASVPMYLPCGCVKKDSQTVVTYTVQQDDTLTDIANLLSAELSSIQSMNPNLIQNSDSIGLGWVLFVPMENNGIPLPKKGIKHKWTIVVGTLSAVLLILVLALIFILGRKLSCQDGDEDPKAVSKTLSANKAHSFHNQYLHKENKEDIPIFESERPLIYSLEDIEIATSNFDETKKIGEGGYGSVYFGVLGEQEVAIKKMRSSKSKEFFAELKVLCKIHHINVVELLGYASGEDHLYLVYEYVQNGALSDHLHDPLLRGRQPLSWTARTQIALDAAKGLEYIHDHTKDRYVHRDIKTSNILLDEGLRAKVADFGLAKFVGRSNEEDLIATQLVGTPGYLPPESVKELQVTPKADVFAFGVVLAELITGQRALIRDNQEPTKLKSLITVMNKIFRHKDPEAALEAVVDGTLRGSYPMEDMYKMAEIAEWCLSEDAVDRPEMREIVVTLSRILMSSTEWEASLGGNGQVFSGIFNGR from the exons ATGGCCCTTGGCAATCTTCTCCCTGGCCTTCTGATTCTGCTGGACTATTTGGCGACAACGGCTTTGGCCTACCAAGTGTCCATCAAAGAGACTGAAATGTATCCTTTCAACTGCTCTGACCAGATCAAAACCTGCAATGCCTTCCTGTACCATTACGACGTCGGCCTCCAGGAGGATCAGATTGCCGCCTACTACTCGGTGAACCCCTCCCAGATCAAACCCATCAAGCACGGGAACCGACGAGACTACCTCATCAGCGTGCCCTGCTCTTGCCAGAGTGCTGGGAACACCACCGCCTACTTCCACAACACGTCCTACAAGGTCGAACAAGGCGACATCTTCGTCAACGTCTCGGCGCGGGTCTACAGCGGGCAAGCTTGGAGTGTTGGAGATGAAGCAAAGAATTTCATCCCGAATGCCTCGGTCCCCATGTATCTTCCATGCGGGTGTGTGAAGAAAGACTCTCAGACCGTGGTGACGTACACGGTTCAGCAGGACGACACGCTGACTGATATCGCCAACCTGTTATCTGCTGAACTGAGCAGCATCCAGAGCATGAACCCGAACCTAATACAGAACTCTGACTCCATAGGCCTGGGTTGGGTATTGTTTGTGCCTATGGAGAATAACGGAATCCCATTGCCTAAGAAAG GGATAAAGCACAAGTGGACCATAGTTGTTGGCACATTATCGGCTGTCTTGCTGATTTTGGTGCTAGCATTGATCTTCATTCTTGGAAGAAAACTGTCATGCCAAGACGGTGACGAAGACCCAAAAGCTGTATCCAAAACCCTGAGCGCTAACAAGGCCCATTCCTTCCATAACCAGTATCTGCATAAGGAAAACAAGGAAG ACATCCCGATTTTTGAATCAGAAAGGCCTCTGATATACAGCCTTGAGGACATTGAGATCGCTACTAGTAACTTCGATGAGACGAAGAAGATTGGGGAGGGTGGATACGGGAGCGTGTACTTTGGAGTTTTAGGTGAACAG GAGGTGGCCATAAAGAAGATGAGATCTAGCAAGTCCAAGGAGTTCTTCGCTGAGCTCAAAGTCTTGTGCAAGATCCACCACATCAATGTG GTGGAGCTGCTAGGATATGCCAGTGGAGAAGACCACCTCTACTTGGTTTATGAATATGTTCAGAATGGGGCGCTTAGTGATCACCTGCACGATCCTTTGCTTAGAG GTAGGCAGCCCCTGTCTTGGACAGCAAGAACACAAATAGCATTGGATGCCGCAAAAGGTCTCGAGTACATCCATGACCACACAAAGGATCGTTATGTGCACCGTGACATAAAGACGAGCAATATTCTGCTTGATGAGGGGCTCCGAGCGAAG GTAGCAGATTTCGGGTTGGCAAAGTTTGTTGGTCGAAGCAATGAAGAGGATCTCATAGCTACACAACTTGTAGGAACGCCGGGCTACCTTCCTCCTGA atctgtGAAGGAGCTGCAGGTGACTCCAAAGGCTGACGTCTTTGCATTTGGAGTGGTTCTAGCAGAGCTAATAACCGGCCAACGTGCACTTATCCGCGACAACCAAGAGCCCACCAAATTGAAATCCTTAATCACAGTT ATGAATAAAATTTTCCGACACAAAGATCCAGAAGCAGCACTAGAAGCTGTGGTGGATGGAACTCTTCGAGGTAGCTATCCAATGGAGGACATGTACAAG ATGGCAGAAATTGCAGAATGGTGTCTGAGCGAGGATGCCGTGGACAGACCGGAAATGCGGGAGATCGTAGTGACACTGTCTCGAATCTTGATGTCCTCAACAGAGTGGGAAGCATCTTTGGGAGGAAATGGCCAGGTTTTTAGCGGCATTTTCAACGGAAGATAA
- the LOC104414154 gene encoding L-tryptophan--pyruvate aminotransferase 1 — protein MCGTENTTLPSRRPAASNGTARSAPSPDTSSVINLDQGDPTMYEAYWRAMGDRCSLTISGSDAMSYLSNPKGTCWFLLPELEKSIRRIHGLVGNAAAEAEDGCYIVVGTGSTQLVNAALYALCPRDQPEPTSVVCAAPYYSCYQEVVELLQSKLYKWEGDAHKFNKDEPFIEIVTTPNNPDGSIREPVVNRPNGKVVYDLAYYWPHFTPITHQADYDIMLFTFSKCSGHAGSRIGWAIVKDKEVAAKMTKFVEVISIGVSKDSQLRAAKILGTICDDCQTLGTNTKSENFFNHARRLMTERWEKLHEAVKRSESFSLPKYPKNYCRFSDEFFETHPAFAWLKCNDKVKDCESLLKAHKILARSGSRFGADPAYVRLSLLGREEVFNIFLERLSTIKIGISNGNGHHI, from the exons ATGTGCGGAACAGAGAACACCACCCTGCCCAGCAGACGCCCCGCCGCCTCCAATGGAACCGCCCGGTCCGCCCCCTCGCCGGACACCTCCTCCGTGATCAACCTCGACCA GGGCGATCCGACAATGTACGAGGCTTACTGGAGAGCGATGGGAGACAGGTGCTCCCTGACGATCTCCGGGAGCGATGCGATGAGCTACCTCAGCAACCCGAAGGGCACGTGCTGGTTCCTGCTGCCGGAGCTCGAGAAATCCATCCGGAGGATCCACGGGCTGGTCGGGAACGCTGCCGCGGAGGCCGAGGACGGCTGCTACATCGTGGTCGGGACCGGCTCGACGCAGCTCGTTAACGCGGCCCTCTATGCCCTCTGCCCACGGGACCAGCCCGAGCCCACCAGCGTGGTGTGTGCCGCGCCCTACTACTCG TGCTATCAAGAGGTTGTAGAGCTCCTTCAATCCAAACTCTACAAATGGGAGGGAGACGCGCACAAATTCAACAAGGACGAGCCTTTCATCGAGATTGTCACTACGCCGAACAACCCTGATGGCTCGATCCGCGAGCCTGTTGTGAACCGCCCAAACGGGAAGGTCGTGTACGACCTGGCCTATTATTGGCCGCACTTCACACCGATTACTCATCAAGCTGACTATGACATCATGCTGTTCACCTTCTCAAAGTGCAGCGGCCATGCCGGTTCTCGAATTGG TTGGGCTATTGTCAAGGACAAAGAAGTGGCTGCAAAGATGACCAAGTTTGTGGAAGTGATCTCGATCggcgtgtccaaggactccCAACTTCGAGCTGCCAAGATATTAGGGACAATATGTGACGACTGCCAAACATTGGGCACCAACACTAAGTCAGAGAACTTCTTTAATCACGCAAGGCGCCTCATGACCGAGAGGTGGGAAAAGCTGCACGAAGCCGTCAAGCGCAGTGAGAGCTTCAGCCTTCCCAAGTACCCCAAAAATTACTGCCGCTTCTCAGACGAGTTTTTTGAGACTCATCCAG CATTTGCGTGGCTGAAATGCAACGACAAAGTGAAGGACTGTGAAAGCTTGCTGAAAGCACACAAGATATTGGCAAGGAGTGGGAGCCGCTTTGGGGCAGATCCAGCGTATGTCAGGCTTAGCTTGCTGGGCAGGGAAGAAGTATTCAACATCTTCCTGGAGAGGCTATCCACCATCAAAATTGGAATCAGCAACGGGAATGGGCATCACATATAA